A stretch of DNA from Basfia succiniciproducens:
TTCACTGCCTTTTCCCAGTCGGTAACTTCCTGAATTTCATCAAGCAATAGATAGTATTTATCTGTGGTTTGAATTTTTTCCTTCACTAAGGCATAAAGCTTATTAGCGGTTTTGAACTCACTAAATGCAAAACTTTCAAAATTGATATGGATAATTTGCTGCTCAGCAATACCTTGCGCCATAAGATCCGCTCGTAGCAATTTCATCACAGTAGATTTACCCGAACGGCGGATCCCCGTAATCACTTTGATTAAAGGTGTATTGATAAATGGCTTGAGTTGCTGAAGATAGTTTGGCCGGTTGATCATAGTCAAATCTTTTGGGTATATCCTAAATTAGCAATGATTTTACTCTTTTATTTTGGGTATAACCATAAAAACTTTTACAATATTAATGTTTTTATGGTTACACCCATAAAAAAATCAAAAACCTTCCGCTTTCCGCAAAACTGTTTTCCAAACTTTTGACTATTGCTCAATAATCCAACGCCTTATAATAGACAACGTCTTCCCCCAAAAAACGAGGTAATTATGCAAATTCAACTCAACGACAGGCTTACGCTCAGCCGTTTCAGCCATGGTTATTGGCGGGCGCATCAATGGCAACTTTTGTCTGCGCAATATACGCAACTGATTGAAAATATTCTGGAATTGGGTATTACCACATTTGACCACGCTGCCTGTTACGGCGGTTTTACCAATGAAACGGCGTTCGGCAAGGGGCTGGCGAACCAGCCGAGTTTGCCAAAATTATACCTGTCATCGGCAGCGAACAACTCGAACGAATCCGCAACGCCGTGGACGCACTTAAAATTACTTTCAGTGAAGAAGATTGGATCAGCGTTTACAGTGCATCAATGGGGAAAGACGTGCCGTAAGGGCAGCGAATGCAAGCGGTTGTTTTTCGCTTAAATTTTGCAAATTGTTGAGAAATTTTAACCGCTTGTAGCAGGGCTACAAATACTTCCCTGCTTCTCTTATCGTCAGCTTAGACAAGCCCGCTTCGTTTTCGGCGAGAAACGCCCGCACCCAGTCGGGGTTGGTTTTGGAATAATCACGCAAAATCCAGCCCATCGCTTTATTGATAAAAAACTCGGTTTGATTGAGATTATTCAGCAAAATCTGTTTTAACAAGTCCTGCTTGGTTTTCTCTTTGCGTAGAAGCTGATGATCAATCGCCACTCGGCGCAGCCAAATGTTATCCGCCTTGCTCCAAGCCAACATCGTGTTATCAATAATTTGGCTTGGGAAACAAATATTGCCGATAGTTCTATCCAAGCTATCCACCGTGTCCCACCACGATTTGGTGATAACCAGCTCTTGCAAACGGGGCAAATCCTGCTCGCTCAAAAACGACTGCATTGTGTGCAAATAATCGGTGGCAACGTATTGAAACTCACGTTCGGGCAATGCCCAAAGACGTTCTACCGCCAGCCAGTCAATGCGTTTTTGTGCTTTTTCTTGCTTGAAATAAGCGGTACACAGACGTTTCCGCTCGGGCGTTTGAATGCCTAAAAATGGGAATTGGTCTTTCATATACGCCGCCATCTGCACGGCTTGTTGAGCGTTCTTTTGCTGGTATAACTGGGCGATAAGCTGTTCTAACATTGTTTTTTTCCGTGTTGTGGATAAGTATATAGCATTTCACGCTGGGAATTTGAAATAGGGAATGTCGTCTGAATTTGGAGTCAGACGACGTTTTTATTAATTAGCCTAATGTAATTCTAAAAGAAAAAGTTGTATCTATAATTCATACTTAGCTACTATCGTTGTTTTCATGTTTGTATAATAAATTTTGAAATAATTTCATATGAGAGTTATTTTATTTAGGAATACAACACTTTTTGTATTTTTTCCCACTGCCACATGGACAGGGCTCATTTCGACCTACTTTATGGGCAGATGGGTATACCATTTTTCTAGAGAAAGGAAAGGACTCTGTATTTTGATCCATTTCATCGGACTGTTGCCAGTTATAAATTTTATTTACACCAAATCTTACTCTAGCATTGTCAATATCAATGGCTATACCAAACCAACGATCTGATTTATGTTTATATTTCCTGAGCATGCAATGGCTATCTAATTTAGGCATAGCTACATCGTAAGGATCATTAGTACAGTGGATAGTAAGACCACAAGAAGCTTCAGTATCAAAAGTTAAAGTAAGATCGTGCAATTTTCTATCTCTGATACTAGTTAATTGAATTCTATTAACATTTTCATTCAGCACAGATACTGTAACTTCATTTAACATTAATAATTCAAATCCTAAATCAATGACTTTAGGATTTGGATTATTTTCAATATCTTTAATCAATCTATCAAAGAATGTTCCTTGATATTTAGTTAATATACCATCTGGGATATCTTTATTTGACAATCCTGTTCTTTTAGACTGCATTACTAGGTCTAATTCAGCATTTAAATTATCATCAAGTGATAAAACTAAATTTTCTTCATCCAAATATAAATTATTTTTTAAATGGTAAGAAAGGACTGTCAATTCATGAGCAGAATGAAGCTTATTACCATACATAACTCGGCGATTAATATAACTTAAAAAATATAGTGGAGTTTGTAATATTTCTGTAATTACATCTAAAGTAAAAACATCTATCACAAAAGCTGGTTTAATAGCTGAATATTTTTCTTGTTTTAAAAAATGTCTAGCTTGTGTAGCTAAAGCAGGGTAATGATCTGAAACAATAGATAAAGGATATATTTCAGTAAAATTTCTATTAATATTTAATTCTTCACCTGACGATAGGATTAGTTTATTTGAGGGCTCTAATAAAAGTTTTCCACATTCTACTGCCTGATCATAAGATGCTTGAATGGCTTTCTTAAAATCATCATGCAAAGCATTATCATTTCCTGCTCTAGCAAGAATTGTTAATTTTTTAGCTTTTGCTTGTAATATTATTGCTCTATTACCAAAGATAACTAATACATCTATTTCTCCCAATTTATTACTATTAGTATCTTTTATGTCAACATTTTTAAACACATTTTTTTCACCGAAAACAAGTTTTAGTCGTTCATAAGAAAAATCTTCTGTAAATCGTCCTCTATGCTCCATTGCTTTATTTTTATAATTAGAATCTTGGGTGAACCAAAAGAATGGCGTCTCATACAGCGCTTCCACTAAGCTATAATATTGGAATAGTAAGAAATTATCATCACCTAATGGTAGAATAGGGTATGCATTAATGGCATTAAAATCATTTATACAATTAAAATTGTCATTATCTCTTTCCGAGAAAGAAAAAGAATTAATAATATTCTCTATAATTTTTACCTCTAATTCTGTTTTGATAAAAATATCTTGTATAGAAAATATATATCCTGGCAGTATTGTCCAACCAAGCGGATTCTTATTTTGCAAAGATTCTAATGTTTTCTTTATTTTTTCTACTTGTATATCTTCTAACGCTACAATAACTTGATACAGTTGTTCGACAGAATATCCTTTTTGAGTAGTAAACCACTCGTTGTCATAGCTATATTTTAGCTTTGATAAATCTCTATACTGAAAATGATATGCTGATTCACCGGTATAAAATATAGGTTCTCTTAGCATTTTTCCAGATTGTATATATTCTAGCCATTCTTCTATTGATTTAGAATCAAAAGAAGGCTTTATCATTGATGAATGTAATTCCGCTAATAAATATTCTGTTTTCTCTATAGTCTCTTGGAATATTTGCGGTTCAGGAATTGTTAAATCCAGCGCTTTCTTACACATTAAACCAATGAGTAGAGATATTTCATTTCTGATCAATCTATTCTCATTATATTGTCCCAATATATCGTCTGTTGTAACTTGTTCAGAATTAGAAAATATAGAATTATCTCTAAAACAAAAGAAAGCAATTATATGTGCGTAACCAGCTTGCTGGCATAGGTTTTCTAACTCCCTAAAGATCACTTTTTCGTCTCGCACATTATCTAATGTGTACATATCTTGCTCCTAAGTAAATATACTTAAATTGAATTTACCCCATAAACCAATCCAGACGGTTTGTTTAGTCGGCTTGTTTAAGCATATGCATCACAAGGCGAATCAAGGTTCCTTTTTGTTTTGGATCAGATTCTGCAACAAGCAAAGTGAGTGCAGCAAGCCCTGTGTCATTAATGACGGGAATACCGTCATCATTGAGTAATCTACCGTTGCTGTGTAAGAAATCCACAAACAGGAAAGCACCGCTGCGTTTATTGCCGTCTGAAAACGGGTGGTTTTTGACCACGAAATAGAGCAAATGCGCGGCTTTGACTTTTCAATACTTGGGTATGCTGGTTCGCCGAATACGGTTTGATCTAAATTACCTAAAATAGCGGACAAGCCGTCATCACGTTCACGCCCAAATAAACCCGAGGCTTCGCCACGTTCCATTAACTGAATTTTTAATGATTGTAACGCTTGTTTGGCTTCAGTATAAGTCGGTAATGTACCGCCCGTTTGCACTTTAGGCTCGGCAAGCAACCCTTCATCATATTGTTGCAACCACAAAAATGTTTGCGTATAACGGCTAACAATGTCCACCAAACAAACCACGACCGCTTTCCAGCGTTAATTCCGAGGATTTCGCTGTTTTTTGAATCAGCGCCAATTCCTGTTCCAACTCGTGAGCGTTTTGGCTTAAACGCTGTTGGTTGATGGCATAGCCTTTAGTTAGATAATCTTTTAAGCGAGCGGTAGCCCAGATACGGAATTTTGTACCTAATACCGAATTTACCCGATAACCCACCGAGATAATCGCATCTAGGTTGTAATATTCAATTTCACGCCTAACCTGGCGTTTACCTTCTTTTTGAACTGTTGCATTTTTTGCATATTGATTTTCTCATTAAATCCCAAACGACACTTTTACCTATCGGACACTCGGAGCTTTGCCAAAATAACGTTTATATTCTCGGCTAAACTGGCTTGGGCTTTCATAGCCGACTTGGAATGCTGCAGTAGAAATGGGTAAATTTTCTTGTGAAATTAACCGGTTAGCTTCCATTAGACGTAGCGATTTTTGATATTGTAACGGCGAAAGGGTGGTGTGCTTTTTAAAATGGTTGTGAAAGCCGGAAAGCGACATTCCGCACAGTTCTGCAAGGCTTTCGACTGTAATTGTTTCGATGTAATGCGCCTTTAAATATTCCGTTGCTTTGGCGATTTTTTGTGTGTTTGAACCAAAGCTAACCATTTGCTTGAGTTTGTCACCTTGTTCACCCGTCAATAATCGATAATAAATTTCTTGCTGAATTAAAGGTGCTAAAAAAGCAATATATTTTGTATTTTCGTGCAAGAGCAATAGACGTTCAAACGCATTTTCTAATTCAGTATCTAAATGCCACTGTCCGAAAGCGGTCTGATTTTCACTGTTTTTTGCAAAAAGTGCGGTCTGTTCTAGCAGAATTTTATTCACCGCTTGTAAATCAATCTTCATTGACATCACCACAAAAGGTTCTTCTGCTGTAGCTTGAAGAACCTTACCACACATTGGTACATTCACGGGGCAGAACATAAAATGTCGGTTGTCAAATAAATAACATTGGTTCCCTAGTTGTACTTCACGTTCACCACGAATAACAATACAGATACTCGGTTCTTGTATCACATTATCATAGGAAAACGGATGATCAGAATGATGAATAATCAAACCTTTAATCGGTGAATGATAGGTTTGATTGTGAGGAATCACGTCTAATAAACGTGCAAAACTTTGTTCGGAAAACATAATAATTTGGATAAATAGGCAAGTAATTAAGAGAAATAATATACCGCTCACTTTTAAAAATCAATATACTGAACACATTCCAGAACGGAACGGATTAAGACAACAATTAATTCATACATGAGGTGAACAAAATGGCTACTGAAAAACAGATTGAAATTTTAAAAGGTATGGCAAAGGCTTGGTTTGGCAATTCACAACAGCACAGCATTCACGCTGAAATTATCCGTCAAAAAGGATTTAGCAAATTGGCTGATAAAATTCAGGCGGAAGCAGAAGGTGAATGGAAAGAAGCGCAACGTGTCAATGCTCGTCTGCTTGAGCTAGGAGTAACACCAACTTTAGCGATTGATACTTATCCAATTATTACTGATATTCGTGAGCAATTGGAATATGATTACAACGAAGGCTTAAAAGGCATGGCTGAATTAAATGCAATGATTGCCGAATTTTCAGATGATTACATCACCCGCCGTATGATTGAAGAATTTATTGTGGATGAGCAGGAACATACCAACTGGCTTGCGGAACATATCGGTTTAATTGAAGAAATCGGTTACCAAAATTATTTAATCCAACAACTGTAAAATAGGATAAGGCAAAATTATGAACGTTTTTGATAAAGCATTTTTACATAACAAATTTAAAGCAGCTGTGTTAGAGCATAAAACTCAAATTGGTTTCGGTTTGGTATCAGGTTCGGCTGTGAATGCGGAAATTGTGGCGGGTTCGGGGTATGATTTCATCTGGATTGACGGCGAACACGGTCCGAATACGGTAACAACGATTATTGATCAAGCTCGTGCAATTGCACCTTATGGTAGCCACGTTATTGTTCGTCCGTTAGAAGCAGATCGTGCCTTGATTAAACAGCTTTTAGATGCAGGTATTCAATCTATTATTGCCCCTATGGTAGAAAGCGGTGAGCAAGCAGAATATATTGCACAATCAATGTATTACCCTGCTCGTGGTAAACGTGGTTTTGGTGCGCCGGCGGTGCGTGCTGGTCGTTGGGGGCGATTACCTGAATATATCAAACACGCTGAAGATGAACTGTTCTTAGCAGTACAAATCGAAAGCAAAAAAGGCGTGGAAAACCTGAAAGACATCGTCACCACTGACGGCGTAGATGCCGTTTTCTTAGGCCCTGCGGATTTAGCGGTAGATATGGGATACTTCGGTGATTTTTCAGGTGAAGAAATGCAAGCAACCATTGAAAAATTGATCAAATATGTTAGAGCATTAGGTAAACCTGTGGGTACAATCGCTGGCTCACCAGAAGAAGCAAAACGTTATATTGACTGGGGCGCAAGTTTCGTTGTGGTGGGTGCGGATACGGTATTCTTAGCTCATATGGCAGACAGTGTTTTAGGTGCTTGTCGTTCTATTGTTAAATAATTTTATTTAACGTAATAAAGGAAATAATGATGCAACCCATTGACCAATTTATCGCACAATATATTCCTGCGGCTCAGGCATTAAATCTGCGTGTTGTGGAAAGTAGCCCGCAACGTGTTGTGATTAAAGCACCCTTTGAGTGCAACAGCAATCATCATCACACGATGTTTGGTGGAAGTCAGGCGTTATTAGCAACATTAAATGCGTGGTCATTGGTTTATCTTAATTTCCCTGAAGCAAACGGCAATATTGTGATCCGCAGTAGTCAAATTCGCTATTTGAAGCCTGCGCCGAGCGATGTTATTGCAGTAAGCATTTGCCCTGATAGTTTAGAAATGAATTTAGCGCAGCAAATGCTGACCAAAAAAGGTAAAGCAAAAATGACCATTCAATGCCAACTTTATTGTGATGATATTATTGTCAGCAAATGGACGGGTGAATTTGTTTTATCTCGAGAACTCTTTTAAACAGTCTTAGGTGACTCTTTTTAACTCAATAGGAGCAAATTATGAAAATTTTTTACCATACATCAGCAACAGCAACTGGCGGTCGTGACGGACATACTCGTGTCGATGACGGTTCAATCGGTTTCGATTTAGTCGGCTTTCAAAATGAAAGCGGCAAAGTAGGCACCAACCCTGAACAGCTTTTTGCAATGGGTTATGCGGCTTGTTTTGATAGCGCAAT
This window harbors:
- a CDS encoding HpcH/HpaI aldolase family protein yields the protein MNVFDKAFLHNKFKAAVLEHKTQIGFGLVSGSAVNAEIVAGSGYDFIWIDGEHGPNTVTTIIDQARAIAPYGSHVIVRPLEADRALIKQLLDAGIQSIIAPMVESGEQAEYIAQSMYYPARGKRGFGAPAVRAGRWGRLPEYIKHAEDELFLAVQIESKKGVENLKDIVTTDGVDAVFLGPADLAVDMGYFGDFSGEEMQATIEKLIKYVRALGKPVGTIAGSPEEAKRYIDWGASFVVVGADTVFLAHMADSVLGACRSIVK
- a CDS encoding DNA alkylation repair protein; its protein translation is MLEQLIAQLYQQKNAQQAVQMAAYMKDQFPFLGIQTPERKRLCTAYFKQEKAQKRIDWLAVERLWALPEREFQYVATDYLHTMQSFLSEQDLPRLQELVITKSWWDTVDSLDRTIGNICFPSQIIDNTMLAWSKADNIWLRRVAIDHQLLRKEKTKQDLLKQILLNNLNQTEFFINKAMGWILRDYSKTNPDWVRAFLAENEAGLSKLTIREAGKYL
- a CDS encoding ferritin-like domain-containing protein encodes the protein MATEKQIEILKGMAKAWFGNSQQHSIHAEIIRQKGFSKLADKIQAEAEGEWKEAQRVNARLLELGVTPTLAIDTYPIITDIREQLEYDYNEGLKGMAELNAMIAEFSDDYITRRMIEEFIVDEQEHTNWLAEHIGLIEEIGYQNYLIQQL
- a CDS encoding AraC family transcriptional regulator encodes the protein MFSEQSFARLLDVIPHNQTYHSPIKGLIIHHSDHPFSYDNVIQEPSICIVIRGEREVQLGNQCYLFDNRHFMFCPVNVPMCGKVLQATAEEPFVVMSMKIDLQAVNKILLEQTALFAKNSENQTAFGQWHLDTELENAFERLLLLHENTKYIAFLAPLIQQEIYYRLLTGEQGDKLKQMVSFGSNTQKIAKATEYLKAHYIETITVESLAELCGMSLSGFHNHFKKHTTLSPLQYQKSLRLMEANRLISQENLPISTAAFQVGYESPSQFSREYKRYFGKAPSVR
- a CDS encoding YiiD C-terminal domain-containing protein → MMQPIDQFIAQYIPAAQALNLRVVESSPQRVVIKAPFECNSNHHHTMFGGSQALLATLNAWSLVYLNFPEANGNIVIRSSQIRYLKPAPSDVIAVSICPDSLEMNLAQQMLTKKGKAKMTIQCQLYCDDIIVSKWTGEFVLSRELF
- a CDS encoding YecA family protein, whose amino-acid sequence is MYTLDNVRDEKVIFRELENLCQQAGYAHIIAFFCFRDNSIFSNSEQVTTDDILGQYNENRLIRNEISLLIGLMCKKALDLTIPEPQIFQETIEKTEYLLAELHSSMIKPSFDSKSIEEWLEYIQSGKMLREPIFYTGESAYHFQYRDLSKLKYSYDNEWFTTQKGYSVEQLYQVIVALEDIQVEKIKKTLESLQNKNPLGWTILPGYIFSIQDIFIKTELEVKIIENIINSFSFSERDNDNFNCINDFNAINAYPILPLGDDNFLLFQYYSLVEALYETPFFWFTQDSNYKNKAMEHRGRFTEDFSYERLKLVFGEKNVFKNVDIKDTNSNKLGEIDVLVIFGNRAIILQAKAKKLTILARAGNDNALHDDFKKAIQASYDQAVECGKLLLEPSNKLILSSGEELNINRNFTEIYPLSIVSDHYPALATQARHFLKQEKYSAIKPAFVIDVFTLDVITEILQTPLYFLSYINRRVMYGNKLHSAHELTVLSYHLKNNLYLDEENLVLSLDDNLNAELDLVMQSKRTGLSNKDIPDGILTKYQGTFFDRLIKDIENNPNPKVIDLGFELLMLNEVTVSVLNENVNRIQLTSIRDRKLHDLTLTFDTEASCGLTIHCTNDPYDVAMPKLDSHCMLRKYKHKSDRWFGIAIDIDNARVRFGVNKIYNWQQSDEMDQNTESFPFSRKMVYPSAHKVGRNEPCPCGSGKKYKKCCIPK